The genomic interval GCGGCACGCAGGAGGTGTGCGGCGCAACCTATCAGGGCGCGCGCAATATCTACTTCGCCGAGATGGCCTGCCCGGATGTGAAGCAGCTCAGCAGCACCGTGGTGTGGGACGCGCGCGGCATCAGCAAGATGTTCGGCCTGCCTGCCGCCGCGCTGGCGATGTATATGACCGCCAGGCCGGAGCGTAAAGCCATTGCGAAAGCCATTCTGATCCCGGCGGCGCTGACCTCGCTGCTGGTCGGCGTGACCGAACCCATTGAGTTCTCCTTCCTGTTCGTCGCCCCGCTGCTGTTCGTGGTGCACGCGGTGCTGACCGGTATCGGCATGATGCTGTTCTCTCTGCTTGGCGTTCACGCCATCGGCGCCAACGGGGTTATCGACTTCATCCTCTACAACCTGCCGCTCGGCACGGAGAAGTCCAACTGGCCGATGTACATCGTGGTCGGGCTGATCATGTTTGCCCTCTACTTCGTGGTGTTCCGCTTCCTGATCCTGCGCTTCAACATGAAAACGCCGGGCCGTGAGGATGACGATCAGGAGACGCGCCTCTACAGCAAGCAGGAGTACCAGGCGAAGGGCAATAACGACGGGCTGGGCGAATCCATCGTGGCGGGTCTGGGCGGCCGGGAAAACATTGAGGTGGTGGACAACTGCTACACCCGCTTACGCGTCACGGTGAAGGATGTCGCCATTATCGACGAGCCGCGGCTCAAGGCGACCGGCGCGAAAGGGATTATCAAACAAGGTAACAACGTTCAGGTGGTCTACGGGCTGCACGTCAAAAAAATGCGAGAAGCCGTTGAGACGTTTCTCTGAAAGGAGCTAAAGATGTTTACACCCCCATTTATTCTGTCGATTGCCGGCGGCGGCAGCACCTACACGCCGGGCATTGTGAAAAGCCTGATGGTGCGCCTGCAGGATTTCCCGCTGGCCGAAATTCGTCTTTATGACATCGATGAGGCGCGCCAGAACACCATTGCGCCCGTCGTCGAAAAGGTCATTCGTGACCACAGCCAGAGCATCAAATTTACCGTCACCAGTGACCCGGAAGTGGCGTTGAGCGGCGCGCATTTCGTCTTCGCCCAGATGCGCGTCGGCCAGTACAAGATGCGCGAGCAGGACGAGAAGATCCCGCTGCGTCACGGCGTGGTCGGCCAGGAAACCTGCGGACCCGGCGGCCTGGCCTACGGGCTGCGCACGATCCTGCCGATGGTGGAACTTATCGATCTGGTGGATCGCTACGCGCACGAAAAAGCCTGGATCGTGAACTACTCCAACCCGGCGGCGATTGTCGCAGAGGGCGTGCGCCGCCTGCGACCAAATGCGCGGGTGCTGAACATCTGCGATATGCCGGTGGCTGCCATGCGTAATATGGGCGCTATTCTGGGTGTCGATCGCCGCAGGCTGGAGGTGGACTACTTCGGCCTGAACCACTTCGGCTGGTTTACCCGCGTGCTGGTGGACGGCGAAGATAAGCTTCCAGAGCTGCGTAAGCATATCGCGAAGTTTGGCCTGCTGACGGAAGACGCGGCCAAAACCGACCCGCAGCATTCCGATCCGTCGTGGGTAAAAACCTGGCGCAACATTAAGCCGATCATGGATAACTTCCCGGAGTATCTGCCGAACCCCTATCTGCAGTACTACCTGATGCCGAACCAGATCGTGGAACATCAGAACCCGGACTATACCCGCGCCAACGAAGTGATGGACGGGCGCGAGAAAAAGCTGTTCGCCGCCGCCGAAGAATATAAGCGCACCGGGATCCTGCCGGATGCCTTCCACGTGGGCGTCCACGGCGAGTTTATCGTCGATGTCGCCTGCTCTCTGGCCTTTAACCTGCGTAGCCGCCATCTGGTAATGGTGGAAAACCGCGGCGCGATCGCCAACCTGCCTTACGATGCCGTGGTGGAAGTGCCCGCTTATATCACCTCCGAAGGCCCGGAACCGATTCGCGTCGGCCAGGTGCCGCTGTTCCATCAGACCCTTTTGCAACAGCAGCTCGCCTCTGAACAGCTGCTGGTGGAAGCGACCATCGAGGGCAGCTATGAGAAAGCCCTGCAGGCGTTTACCCTCAACCGCACCGTGCCGACCATGGAGCATGCGAAAGCGATTCTGGATGAGATGATCGAGGCCAACCGCGACTACTGGCCAGCGCTGCAAAAAGCCTGGCAGGACGGCGAAACGGTGAAAAAATAGGGGCTTGCTCGCGAGTTGAACGTGGTTTGCTTGTCGGTGTCAGAAAAAACACCGACAATCCTTTTTTACGGAAAAGAATGGAGGCAACCCATGTCCACCTCATATTTTGTCGCCGCCGACTGGCTGATTGAGCACGGTGACGATCCGGAAGTCCAGATTATTGACGCGCGTATGGCCCCACCGGGGCAAGAGCATCGCGACGTGCCCGGTGAATACCGTGCCGGACATCTGCCTGGCGCGGTATTTTTTGATATCGAAGCCCTCTCCGATCACAACTCTCCCCTGCCGCACATGCTGCCGCGCCCTGAAGCGTTTTCCGTGGCGATGCGCGAGCTGGGCGTCAGCAAAGATAAACACCTCGTTGTCTATGACGAAGGTAATCTCTTCTCCGCGCCGCGCGCGTGGTGGATGCTGAAGAACTTCGGCGTGGAAAAAGTCTCGATTCTGGCGGGCGGGCTTGCGGGCTGGAAGCGCGACGAGCTGCCCTTTCAGCAGGGCGACGTGACGCTGC from Enterobacter sp. JBIWA008 carries:
- a CDS encoding PTS transporter subunit EIIC, producing MKRAVNALQNFGKSLYGPVLILPIVGLFIAFGNVLGNGNLAEYLPFLGHPLIQHIGQLIAKSAVSVLVNLALVFAVGIPIGLATRDKGYAALIGLVTFVVFINAMNVTLQLQGALAPASQMKAAGQTMVLGVQVLEMGVFAGILTGALSGYLYNKYSGVQFNGAMAIYSGHCFVAIVMLPVSMLLGVMMSELWPFAQHGISALALAIKGSGPIGVAIYGFLERILVPTGLHHLVYTPFLYTELGGTQEVCGATYQGARNIYFAEMACPDVKQLSSTVVWDARGISKMFGLPAAALAMYMTARPERKAIAKAILIPAALTSLLVGVTEPIEFSFLFVAPLLFVVHAVLTGIGMMLFSLLGVHAIGANGVIDFILYNLPLGTEKSNWPMYIVVGLIMFALYFVVFRFLILRFNMKTPGREDDDQETRLYSKQEYQAKGNNDGLGESIVAGLGGRENIEVVDNCYTRLRVTVKDVAIIDEPRLKATGAKGIIKQGNNVQVVYGLHVKKMREAVETFL
- a CDS encoding 6-phospho-alpha-glucosidase, with translation MFTPPFILSIAGGGSTYTPGIVKSLMVRLQDFPLAEIRLYDIDEARQNTIAPVVEKVIRDHSQSIKFTVTSDPEVALSGAHFVFAQMRVGQYKMREQDEKIPLRHGVVGQETCGPGGLAYGLRTILPMVELIDLVDRYAHEKAWIVNYSNPAAIVAEGVRRLRPNARVLNICDMPVAAMRNMGAILGVDRRRLEVDYFGLNHFGWFTRVLVDGEDKLPELRKHIAKFGLLTEDAAKTDPQHSDPSWVKTWRNIKPIMDNFPEYLPNPYLQYYLMPNQIVEHQNPDYTRANEVMDGREKKLFAAAEEYKRTGILPDAFHVGVHGEFIVDVACSLAFNLRSRHLVMVENRGAIANLPYDAVVEVPAYITSEGPEPIRVGQVPLFHQTLLQQQLASEQLLVEATIEGSYEKALQAFTLNRTVPTMEHAKAILDEMIEANRDYWPALQKAWQDGETVKK